The region TCTAGAAAACAAGCAACAACGTGTTGTGCTTGGAGAATGCATTTCAAATTAGGCCAATGTCACCAGCGGCGTACAACAGGGAAGTGTGCTTTGACCACTGTTATTTGTAATCTATATAATCTAATAATGTAAGACATCTTCCAAATGTCTTacattattatttctattagcTTTATGCTGATGATAGTAAATTAATAGCCAAGATATCAAATGAAGAAGATTCACAAAAGTTACAAAGAGAAATCAATGCAATTGTAATTTGGACAGAAATTTGGCTCATGAAACTGaatattgataaatgtaaagttatgcatTTTGGCTACGGTAACCctaaatttaattgcaatataTCCTTTGGAACAACTTGTAATGCCTTAGTATCAACAGACTCTAAATGTGATCTTGGGATGACAATTACGCCTAACCTCAATCGGAAAACGCATGCAAGAAAATGTGCTTTTAAAGTCAACAGTATTGTGTGACAAAAAACGCTTTTCTGAAAAGAAATAAACCTCTggaaaaatttatacataaccTACGTTGACCTCATCTAGAGTTTTCTGCGCCTGTATGTAATGCTTACTCAAAGAAAGATATTAAATGCATTGAGTATGTTTAATATATGGCCACAAAAGTCTCTCACTCgcttaaaaagtttgttatgaaaaaagattaaaaattctTAATCTAACTACTTTGACAGAAAGAAGAGTGCGTTCGGATTGCGAAAAcagtttcaaaaagtttttcttaagcTTTTATTCACTAATGTAACTTGTAACTAACCCTTAGAAACATTTATTTCgtcatttataaacattttacaacgATCTTGTTGtacaattttcatcaataaaatttaaattaaaaaaaaaactaataacgacaggagcaagtagaagacagaAGTCTTGTCATCAAGCCCCTATAGTAagcgtaaaatattttttacaaagttctcattatataaatttacaaatattcgtTATATAAAACAAGTTAAGACATAATTTCAATAAGAATACgacaaattgcaaaaattaaataaatacatccAGTAAGAAAtattacaagatttttttttttttttcatttaaaaatacaaaaatatgtttgtgTCTGTTAATTCAAGTAAGTActgtttaactatatttttaaaacaatttattgaagttatacttttgatattttcattAAGAACTATGTTCCACAGACAACCCTTACGGGCTAAgcccaatattatttaaaaactctggcATATAATATTAACAATGTAACGTGTTTAAACGAAAGcctaaagaaataattttaacaatttaaatatttacttttaataatttttttgtaatttccttttttactttctaaaaatttaagaagtgttatatttaacaaaagtttatttacttaCCAAGAGTAACATACGAATTATTCggatagatattatatataagagATCTATATATTTACAACAGACTGTTCTgtaagttaaagaaaaagtgtAATTAACTTGTTTATCTTTTACcacttttatttaacacaaGAAACTTTATCACGTTTATGTAGTTTTACTTACGTTCTTCTACGAATCCCTGCGTAATTTTTCATTCTTTAACGAtctgtttttgtaaatttattattatcattttcattttttttaagttttatcttgtaaactttatatttcataacataaagttgtttaaaaatttcgtACTCTCTAAAGGACAAACTAGATAAGTTAAGTTTGAAAAATCtagaatacatttaaatttttttgaaaaaatatcctCAAGTTTAAGAAATACTTTTGTAACGTTTATTTCTGAATAAGATTTACTCTCTCTTAACTTTCACAACAATGGTTGAGGATGCGTTTCATTTTATTCGTATTGATTCTTCACACTTTTTACAATGAAGTTTGTTATATTAAAGTTCATAGATGAACTTTAATAACGGGTGATGCGGAAGTTATCGGACAAAATAAAAACgtcaataacttatttataaataaaaaaacaagctactattatattttttttaaataaagcatttatcttttaataaaaatatattattttttatatgaaaaaacacCACCATCTGCAATTGATCTCAATTTTGCTCTGACGTCTTTCATATGCGactgtaaaaagtttaaatcaatTTCTTGTAGTTTTAGTTTAATGCGATCAATCAAAACTTGCTCTGTTGAAGCTTGCCAATCTCCCTCGTAAACCTTCTGTGCCAAATGTCcccaaaaaatttcaattggtCGTGCTTGAGGCACATATGGAGGATTAGATTCTTTATCAACATAATAGACATATTGGTCCATCCAATTTAGAGAATCTTTAGAATAATGAGAACTTGCTAAATCTGgccaaaataaaaagttaaagtctCCATAATACTTGTGAATAAATGCAAGAAGTCGTTTTTCTAaacattcattaatataaattgatGAATTGATCGCTACAGCCTTGGAAGTGCGAAACAATGGCTCGGACATACCACGGTCAGATATGGCTATccacattaataatttttttgaaaatttctctttttctataaaacGAACACTTTCTGGGCAtgtctttttgttgtttgtGTAGTATCCATAATTTCCAGCCAAGTTGTACCCtgcaaaacaaaagtatttttcgtCATCAATGACTAGAAGCAATTTTGTGTTATAGAGTTGGTTAACTAGTTTCCTGCTTCTTTTCTTTGCCTTTATTTGTTGTTCTATAGTGTATTTTGGAGTCTTTTCATGTTTTCTATAtgtaatattcatttttttaactgacGACCAATTGTCGATTGATTTACACCGAACTTAAAACCTATTTTTCTCTGACTGACCCCTTTTCGATTGTTGACAAGTCTCGTTAATTCGGCTTTCTTTTCTCTAGTCCAGGATGTCGGACGACCAGGGTGCTTTCTATCAGAAAACGATTGAACAGTTTCAAGTCTTTTTTGGTTATCATATATTGTACTTCGAGCAAATCCTtccttttcaaaatgatttacgattttttttattttttatattaggtttatttacaaaaaacatttttagtcgCTTTCGATTCTCGTTCAGCTGCATTTAatctcattttaaataattgtgtttcaaataataaagtttatattttatagaacgTTTATGCCTACgcataaaaccacaaaaactaattattatgcTCAAATAATGAAATTAGGATTTGTCCGATAATTTCCGCATCACCCGTTATAACAAACTCCATTGTAAAAATCCATCCAAATGTAATAAACTCAAACTCAAAAAATACGTATATAAACTCTAATAAACTCTTGAATAACAACCAGTATTCTTGTCTTTTTCCTTGTGCCATACAGTCTTTTTGCTTGCATTTAAACACCAGATGTTTGCTCTTACCGAATGTTCTTTTATTTCCAACAACGGACAATTGCGTACGTTCGCGTCAGCTGGTGGGTTCG is a window of Hydra vulgaris chromosome 15, alternate assembly HydraT2T_AEP DNA encoding:
- the LOC136091921 gene encoding uncharacterized protein LOC136091921 — protein: MNITYRKHEKTPKYTIEQQIKAKKRSRKLVNQLYNTKLLLVIDDEKYFCFAGYNLAGNYGYYTNNKKTCPESVRFIEKEKFSKKLLMWIAISDRGMSEPLFRTSKAVAINSSIYINECLEKRLLAFIHKYYGDFNFLFWPDLASSHYSKDSLNWMDQYVYYVDKESNPPYVPQARPIEIFWGHLAQKVYEGDWQASTEQVLIDRIKLKLQEIDLNFLQSHMKDVRAKLRSIADGGVFSYKK